A stretch of the Flavobacterium aquiphilum genome encodes the following:
- a CDS encoding circularly permuted type 2 ATP-grasp protein, translating into MVNFTPKLSPKGWDEMFSKDGVRDAYKQVLQTLESLNLDKLNVKQKQASDIFMNQGITFTVYSDDNQGIERIFPFDIIPRIITKNEWIEVETGIAQRLKALNLFLEDIYNEQLIVKDGIMPASLIASCPHYLPEVHGIKVPHDIHVHIAGIDLIRGEKGEFYVLEDNLRCPSGVSYMLENREITKRIFPEMFQANNVSMVANYPMIFHNILVSLSPRSISKPNVVLLTPGVYNSAYYEHTFLARQMGIPLVEGRDLVVNDHKVYMKTTSGLQQVDVIYRRLDDEYLDPLVFKPDSALGVPGLISAYKMGNVALVNAVGNGVADDKAIYAYVTQMIKYYLNEEPILKNVPTYQMENQEERELVFANMENMVIKETNQSGGYGMVMGNKATEEELEAAKMAILGNPRNFIAQPIIQLSTVPCYIDGELKLRHVDLRPYALCGPNGVKIVPGGLTRVALTEGSLVVNSSQGGGSKDTWIMK; encoded by the coding sequence ATGGTAAATTTTACACCTAAATTAAGTCCCAAAGGATGGGATGAAATGTTTTCCAAGGATGGAGTAAGAGATGCTTACAAACAAGTGTTGCAAACATTGGAGAGTTTAAATCTGGACAAACTTAATGTAAAACAGAAACAGGCATCGGATATTTTTATGAATCAGGGGATTACATTTACTGTTTATAGTGATGATAATCAAGGAATAGAACGGATCTTTCCCTTTGATATTATTCCCAGAATAATCACAAAAAACGAATGGATTGAAGTTGAAACTGGAATTGCACAAAGATTAAAAGCGTTAAACTTATTTCTTGAAGACATTTACAATGAACAGTTAATTGTAAAAGACGGTATTATGCCAGCTTCATTAATAGCATCTTGTCCGCATTATCTACCGGAGGTACATGGTATCAAAGTGCCTCATGACATACACGTTCATATCGCTGGAATAGATTTGATAAGGGGAGAAAAAGGGGAGTTTTATGTGCTGGAGGACAATCTACGATGTCCCAGTGGGGTGAGTTATATGCTGGAGAACAGGGAAATCACCAAAAGGATTTTCCCGGAAATGTTTCAGGCAAATAATGTGAGTATGGTGGCCAACTATCCCATGATTTTTCATAATATTTTAGTTTCCCTTTCGCCAAGAAGCATCTCTAAACCCAATGTTGTTTTGTTAACTCCGGGAGTTTATAATTCGGCTTATTACGAACATACTTTCCTGGCGAGACAAATGGGAATTCCGCTTGTAGAAGGTCGGGATCTAGTGGTGAACGACCATAAAGTATATATGAAAACCACTTCGGGTTTGCAGCAGGTAGATGTAATTTACCGCCGTTTGGACGATGAATATCTCGATCCATTAGTCTTTAAACCTGACAGTGCACTTGGTGTTCCGGGCTTGATTAGCGCATATAAAATGGGTAATGTGGCTTTGGTAAATGCCGTTGGAAATGGTGTTGCCGATGATAAAGCCATTTATGCTTATGTGACACAAATGATTAAATATTATCTAAACGAAGAACCTATTTTGAAGAACGTTCCAACCTATCAAATGGAAAATCAGGAAGAACGCGAACTGGTTTTTGCAAATATGGAAAATATGGTTATAAAAGAAACCAATCAAAGTGGCGGCTATGGCATGGTTATGGGAAATAAAGCTACTGAAGAAGAACTGGAAGCGGCTAAAATGGCTATATTGGGTAATCCAAGAAACTTTATAGCACAACCTATCATTCAGTTGAGCACTGTTCCCTGTTACATTGACGGTGAATTAAAACTGCGTCATGTGGATTTACGACCTTATGCTTTATGTGGCCCCAATGGTGTGAAAATTGTTCCTGGCGGACTCACCAGAGTTGCGCTGACCGAAGGTTCTCTAGTGGTGAATTCTTCACAAGGAGGAGGAAGTAAAGATACCTGGATTATGAAATAA
- a CDS encoding alpha-E domain-containing protein, which translates to MEVNMLSRVADGMFWLNRYMERTDGLLLALNTLYIMSFDQETNDYQGYRPLLKYYTDLTPEYIAEFQYDTNFVLKFVICDTKNINSVRNLITKARENARGSQDKITKELWEHINSMYHYINSPDLPKRLETPEAITILAKLNKDFLLYNGIFQVTMPRGLGWCFSSIGKHIERCLQTISMTQSYYAPIEYNLDGKEDLLYWRKLLLSLCGYELYLKSYSNIPHNRKVIQHVIFNPDFAHSVIFTLGLIQTYLECIFKNNNLIEARSMRNQFGRLKSYIEYTDYHNLSNLQLEQVLKNTKDQLNEFSMDFSKLFFSYT; encoded by the coding sequence ATGGAAGTAAATATGCTCAGTCGTGTTGCCGACGGAATGTTCTGGCTTAACCGATACATGGAAAGAACCGATGGATTGCTGCTTGCCCTCAATACCCTTTATATCATGTCATTTGATCAGGAAACAAATGATTATCAAGGATACAGACCGCTGTTAAAATATTATACTGATTTGACTCCAGAATACATAGCCGAATTCCAGTATGACACTAATTTTGTATTGAAATTTGTCATTTGTGACACCAAAAACATTAACTCTGTTCGTAACCTGATTACCAAAGCCAGGGAAAATGCGAGAGGTTCTCAGGATAAAATCACCAAAGAACTTTGGGAACACATCAATTCGATGTATCATTATATCAATTCGCCCGATTTACCCAAAAGATTAGAAACACCGGAAGCTATTACTATTTTGGCGAAGCTCAATAAAGATTTTTTGCTCTATAACGGTATTTTTCAGGTTACGATGCCCCGGGGATTAGGCTGGTGTTTTTCCAGCATCGGTAAACATATCGAAAGGTGTTTACAAACCATTTCGATGACACAATCGTATTATGCTCCCATTGAATACAATTTAGATGGTAAGGAAGATTTACTGTATTGGCGAAAATTATTATTGTCGTTATGTGGTTATGAATTATACCTCAAAAGTTACAGTAACATTCCACATAATCGAAAAGTAATCCAACATGTGATTTTTAATCCTGATTTTGCCCACTCAGTGATTTTTACTTTGGGATTGATTCAAACGTATTTAGAATGTATTTTCAAAAACAATAACTTAATAGAAGCACGTAGCATGCGTAACCAATTTGGACGATTGAAAAGTTATATTGAATATACCGATTATCACAATCTTAGCAACTTGCAATTAGAGCAAGTACTCAAGAACACCAAAGATCAGTTAAATGAATTTTCGATGGATTTCTCCAAATTATTCTTTTCATACACCTAA
- a CDS encoding transglutaminase family protein, with the protein MNFRWISPNYSFHTPKAMAVFNIIHITKYQYNLAIKESINEIRLFPHNFENQDVLQFQLSITQNPNVAISTDYHGNRVGSFNILEAHTEMIIESRMQVRVIHSLKIPEIDATKVSDLNLDNNIYLLRLCYPETIKKQDEICAILNEIDCKNKSIIEIAFNCSQYIYNNFNYTKGITNIETTVDEILGHRKGVCQDFANVLLQLLRTAGIPSRYVSGYICPNESGLRGEGATHAWVEIYTPKQGWLGIDPTNNIWTMDNHVKLAVGHHFVDCTPVKGTFKGVSKQTLSVCVSIGYEDGRHFEEINNVELEKNSIEFQQQLDYAEQQQQ; encoded by the coding sequence ATGAATTTTCGATGGATTTCTCCAAATTATTCTTTTCATACACCTAAAGCAATGGCAGTTTTCAACATAATTCACATTACAAAATACCAATACAACTTAGCAATCAAAGAAAGTATTAACGAAATTCGCTTGTTTCCCCATAACTTTGAAAATCAGGATGTATTGCAATTCCAACTTTCAATTACACAAAATCCAAATGTAGCGATCAGCACGGATTATCATGGAAATAGAGTAGGAAGTTTTAACATATTGGAAGCCCATACAGAAATGATTATTGAATCACGAATGCAAGTTCGCGTAATTCATTCGCTTAAAATTCCTGAAATTGATGCTACTAAGGTCAGTGATTTAAATTTAGACAATAACATCTATTTGTTACGCCTTTGTTATCCCGAAACAATTAAAAAGCAAGATGAAATTTGTGCAATCCTAAACGAAATTGACTGCAAAAACAAATCGATTATTGAGATCGCTTTTAATTGTAGCCAATATATTTACAACAACTTTAACTATACCAAAGGAATCACAAACATTGAAACTACCGTTGATGAAATCTTAGGGCATCGAAAAGGCGTTTGCCAGGATTTTGCCAATGTGTTGCTGCAATTGTTACGAACCGCCGGGATTCCTTCCCGATATGTAAGCGGTTATATTTGTCCAAACGAAAGTGGTCTTAGAGGCGAAGGTGCTACCCATGCATGGGTTGAGATTTATACTCCCAAACAAGGCTGGCTTGGTATTGATCCAACCAATAATATCTGGACAATGGACAACCATGTAAAACTTGCCGTAGGACATCACTTTGTAGATTGTACTCCGGTAAAAGGTACTTTTAAAGGTGTTTCGAAGCAAACCCTTTCTGTTTGTGTTTCCATTGGTTATGAAGACGGAAGGCATTTTGAAGAAATCAACAATGTTGAGTTAGAAAAAAATTCAATTGAATTTCAGCAACAATTGGATTATGCCGAACAGCAACAACAGTAA
- a CDS encoding alpha-ketoglutarate-dependent dioxygenase AlkB family protein: protein MIFKKHFLADTHWYEYEIPMYDKVVTAPRMVSWFEDKNNIEAGSNTQELTKDLRNIRQRVEAEIHVKFNAVLLNLYRNGQDSVAWHSDKTDKSGINPIIASVTFGETRLFRLRHKFNKEIPQVEIPLHHGSFLLMAGTTNSFWQHQVPKTAREVLPRINLTFRQVNKPPNII, encoded by the coding sequence ATAATCTTCAAAAAGCATTTCTTAGCTGATACGCATTGGTACGAGTATGAAATACCTATGTACGACAAAGTGGTTACGGCTCCGAGAATGGTTTCATGGTTTGAAGACAAAAATAATATCGAAGCCGGTTCCAATACTCAAGAACTTACTAAAGATCTGCGCAATATCCGCCAGCGGGTGGAAGCCGAAATCCATGTAAAATTCAATGCTGTACTACTGAACTTATATCGAAACGGACAAGACAGCGTAGCCTGGCACAGCGACAAAACGGACAAATCCGGCATCAACCCCATCATCGCTTCGGTGACTTTTGGGGAAACCCGCTTATTCCGTTTAAGACACAAGTTCAACAAAGAGATTCCGCAGGTGGAGATTCCACTGCATCATGGTTCGTTCCTGCTTATGGCGGGCACAACAAATAGTTTTTGGCAACATCAGGTTCCTAAAACGGCAAGGGAGGTACTCCCTAGAATTAACCTTACTTTCAGACAGGTAAACAAGCCCCCCAACATCATCTAG
- a CDS encoding ClpXP adapter SpxH family protein, translating to MENKSNPLLCDPAEGICEIADHSTSQTVILQNTEKPVKVIYFTDPICSSCWGIEPQLRKLKLEYGTILEIEYRMVGLLPDWNYNSGGISKPSDVAHHWDEVSAYYDMPIDGDIWLEDPLQSSYPPSIAFKAAQIQDNEKALLFLREIREMVFLKKKNITRWENLKAAAKKAGLNVEQFKTDCSSTAKILFEEDLKMAKSMGVRGFPTIYFVDNFKTTEMIYGSKPYVSYENAVLKLYQKATKTTYEKNWKALFSKYNSLTAREYSELSDTPRMETEQQLDELVTKGNLDKLTTKNGSIWTRKDTNR from the coding sequence ATGGAAAATAAAAGCAACCCTCTATTATGTGATCCTGCTGAAGGTATTTGTGAAATAGCAGATCATTCAACTTCACAAACAGTTATCTTACAAAATACGGAGAAACCGGTTAAAGTTATTTACTTTACCGATCCGATCTGTTCTTCCTGCTGGGGTATAGAACCGCAATTGCGAAAACTAAAACTAGAATATGGTACTATTTTAGAAATTGAGTATCGAATGGTCGGGCTCTTACCCGATTGGAATTATAACAGTGGCGGTATAAGCAAACCCTCAGATGTAGCGCATCATTGGGATGAAGTGAGTGCCTATTACGATATGCCTATTGACGGTGATATCTGGTTAGAAGATCCCTTGCAATCATCCTATCCCCCTTCAATTGCATTCAAAGCTGCACAAATACAGGACAATGAAAAAGCGCTCTTGTTTCTGAGAGAAATCCGGGAAATGGTTTTTCTGAAAAAAAAGAATATTACCCGATGGGAAAACTTAAAAGCAGCTGCCAAAAAAGCCGGATTAAATGTTGAACAGTTTAAAACTGATTGTAGCAGTACTGCAAAAATACTTTTTGAAGAAGATCTGAAGATGGCAAAATCAATGGGAGTAAGGGGATTTCCAACTATCTATTTTGTGGATAATTTTAAAACTACAGAAATGATATATGGTTCAAAGCCTTATGTCTCTTATGAAAATGCTGTGTTAAAACTTTATCAAAAGGCTACCAAAACTACTTATGAAAAAAACTGGAAGGCACTTTTTTCCAAGTATAATTCACTTACAGCCAGAGAATATTCGGAACTTTCAGATACACCAAGAATGGAAACGGAACAACAATTAGATGAATTGGTCACAAAAGGGAATTTGGATAAGCTGACAACCAAAAACGGTTCCATTTGGACAAGAAAAGACACAAATCGCTGA
- a CDS encoding winged helix-turn-helix transcriptional regulator: protein MKKKALVNDTPVCQVRMQAIGDAMSLLSGKWKFYILGTLIEGNTLGFMDLLREINGIGTKMLSKELQDLEMNNLVSRKVMNTKPITVKYSITEYGKTLSPLIDELAKWGINYRNSVHGKKEKES from the coding sequence ATGAAAAAAAAAGCATTAGTAAACGATACCCCTGTTTGTCAAGTTAGAATGCAGGCCATTGGCGATGCTATGAGTCTGTTATCGGGAAAATGGAAATTCTATATACTGGGTACACTTATAGAGGGTAATACCCTTGGTTTTATGGATTTATTGCGGGAAATAAATGGTATTGGAACCAAAATGCTTTCGAAAGAACTACAGGATTTAGAAATGAATAATCTGGTAAGCCGAAAAGTAATGAACACCAAGCCAATAACGGTCAAATATTCTATAACCGAATATGGAAAAACACTTTCTCCCTTAATTGATGAATTGGCTAAATGGGGAATCAATTATAGAAATTCTGTCCACGGAAAAAAGGAGAAAGAGAGCTGA
- a CDS encoding TraM recognition domain-containing protein has product MKSSLIFDEFPTIYLNNMDSLIVTARSNKVATCLGIQNFSQLGKDYGREQADVIMNITGNIISGQVTGGTSKQLSERIGKIMQDRESLSINSGDTSISRSKQLEAAVPPSKIATLSSGEFVGMVADDPDCKIELKTFHSEIINDHQALQKEEEKYMEIPPVRKLDHSIVRRNYLQIKQDILDIVNSEMKRLLNDPSQSHLVIKK; this is encoded by the coding sequence ATGAAATCCAGCCTGATCTTTGATGAATTCCCCACCATTTACCTCAATAATATGGACAGTTTAATTGTCACCGCCCGAAGCAATAAAGTAGCCACCTGCTTGGGGATACAGAACTTTAGCCAATTGGGCAAAGATTATGGACGTGAACAGGCCGATGTGATTATGAACATAACCGGCAATATCATTAGCGGGCAGGTAACCGGGGGCACTTCCAAACAGCTATCGGAACGCATTGGTAAAATCATGCAGGATCGTGAAAGCCTTTCAATCAACAGCGGAGATACCTCCATTAGCCGTTCCAAACAGCTCGAAGCTGCCGTGCCCCCTTCCAAAATAGCCACACTAAGTTCAGGCGAATTTGTAGGGATGGTAGCCGATGACCCCGACTGTAAAATCGAACTCAAAACATTTCATTCTGAAATTATAAACGATCATCAGGCACTCCAAAAAGAAGAGGAAAAGTATATGGAAATCCCTCCTGTGCGCAAACTTGACCATTCCATTGTCCGACGAAACTACCTGCAGATCAAACAAGACATCCTCGATATTGTCAATTCTGAAATGAAACGCTTATTGAACGATCCATCACAAAGTCATCTGGTTATAAAAAAATGA
- a CDS encoding SusC/RagA family TonB-linked outer membrane protein, translated as MRLTNHCSGIMKNLFFRKKVFHTFFFLFVFCISFAQHKIKGIIKDNNNVPISGVTVLEKETSNSVVTDFDGNYEITTKGGNPTLIFSFMGFVTKEVKVDGRGTINLSLQSMVNDLSEVVVVGYGTQKKARVTSAIASIKEKDFTKGATRDASDLIRGKVAGLTISNGSGDPSAEPTILLRGISSLKGSNAPLVLINGVPGGINTVSPNDIASIDVLKDASAAAIYGTRGANGVILITTKTVNKEMAPTLTYSTYASISNFYNKADFLNAGQYRNLLSQGTKLPFTDGGTSTDWLDEISGSGFTQSHNLDIKGGTGRTNYAVNLNYMDQGGIFNGTSNKEYRFSFDVNHKMFNDKLKINLNLLNGTQKMGISEGTAGYAYRQAMIRNPTAPVYNADGTYNEDINKFQYYNPVAIMNETKEDRDNTWQRFTANLTLDLLPGWDAGLMLAKNKNSALNGYSETKKHYSNTLNGRNGVASRNTGDTDRDFLEFTSKYNKKIAKHEFTVLGGYSYQYTVNQGFSAYNFDFPTDAFSYNNLGAGNALSDGKASMGSYKNDDKLIGFFGRANYNFDSKYDFLFSIRREGSSKFGENHKWGNFPAVSAGWSMHKESFLKDASYVNNLKLRAGYGITGVIPGASYMSQTLYNYNGYFFNDGKWVKGLVPASNPNPDLRWEKTAEVNIGVDFGFLENRISGSVDFYSKKTSDMLWDYNVPTPPYLYSSITANVGKMENKGFEILLNTVPVKSKNFIWNSSMTFSHNENKLTSLSNDLYAIDKNFINTGNTGDPISFSTHRLEVGQSIGNFWGLKSVDITTDGKWIIETADGTRKTLTPALYNDENKQYLGNGIPKYYAGWTNTFTYKNFDLSMVLTGAFDFKILNSQRMFYENPTISYNMLSSAFDKVYDKAVLNYNQTYVSYYLEKGDYVKVDNITLSYNFDVKPFKIINAMRLYMSGNNLATFTKYKGLDPEIKREDPLSQGMDNRDKYPSTTSFTLGLNVTF; from the coding sequence ATGAGACTAACTAATCATTGCTCTGGAATTATGAAAAATCTTTTTTTTAGAAAAAAGGTTTTCCATACGTTTTTCTTTCTATTTGTGTTTTGTATTTCGTTTGCCCAACATAAAATAAAGGGAATAATCAAAGATAATAATAATGTGCCGATATCCGGAGTGACAGTCTTGGAAAAAGAAACCAGTAATTCTGTAGTAACCGATTTCGATGGAAATTATGAAATTACAACCAAAGGAGGGAATCCTACTTTAATTTTTTCCTTTATGGGGTTTGTGACCAAGGAAGTAAAAGTGGATGGAAGAGGGACTATTAATTTGTCACTTCAATCGATGGTAAACGATTTGTCGGAAGTTGTGGTAGTAGGATACGGAACTCAAAAGAAAGCCAGGGTTACCAGTGCTATTGCCAGTATAAAGGAAAAGGATTTTACCAAAGGAGCAACTAGAGATGCTTCCGATCTTATTAGAGGTAAAGTGGCAGGTCTAACCATTAGTAATGGTTCAGGGGATCCATCTGCAGAACCTACCATTTTATTGCGAGGCATATCTTCTTTGAAAGGCTCAAATGCTCCCTTGGTTTTAATTAATGGCGTACCAGGAGGCATAAATACTGTTTCTCCCAACGATATTGCTTCCATAGATGTGTTAAAAGATGCATCGGCAGCTGCAATTTATGGGACTAGAGGTGCTAATGGAGTAATTCTCATTACCACAAAAACAGTTAACAAAGAAATGGCTCCAACTCTGACGTACTCTACTTATGCCTCGATATCTAATTTTTACAATAAGGCAGACTTTTTGAATGCGGGTCAATATAGAAACCTGCTTTCCCAAGGTACAAAATTGCCTTTTACAGATGGAGGCACCTCTACAGACTGGCTGGATGAAATATCGGGAAGCGGATTCACTCAAAGCCATAATCTTGATATAAAAGGAGGGACTGGAAGAACAAATTATGCGGTGAATCTTAATTATATGGATCAAGGTGGTATCTTTAACGGGACATCTAATAAGGAATATAGATTTTCATTTGATGTAAACCATAAAATGTTCAATGATAAATTAAAAATTAATCTGAACCTTCTTAATGGAACACAAAAAATGGGTATTTCTGAAGGCACTGCAGGATATGCCTACAGACAAGCTATGATAAGAAATCCTACTGCTCCGGTATATAATGCAGATGGGACTTATAATGAAGATATAAACAAGTTTCAATATTATAATCCTGTTGCAATAATGAATGAAACAAAGGAGGATAGAGATAATACCTGGCAAAGATTTACGGCTAATTTAACTCTTGATTTACTGCCTGGCTGGGATGCAGGGTTAATGCTTGCCAAGAATAAAAATTCAGCTTTGAACGGCTATTCAGAAACCAAAAAACATTATTCTAATACATTAAACGGAAGAAATGGTGTTGCTTCAAGAAACACTGGTGATACAGATAGAGATTTTCTGGAATTTACTTCCAAATACAACAAAAAAATTGCTAAGCATGAATTTACGGTATTAGGGGGCTACAGTTATCAGTATACCGTTAATCAGGGATTTTCAGCCTATAATTTTGATTTTCCTACGGATGCTTTTTCCTATAATAACTTAGGGGCTGGTAATGCCTTATCTGACGGAAAAGCTTCAATGGGCAGTTATAAAAATGATGATAAGCTGATAGGATTCTTTGGTAGAGCCAACTATAATTTTGACAGTAAATATGATTTTTTGTTCAGTATTAGAAGAGAGGGCTCATCTAAGTTTGGAGAAAATCATAAATGGGGTAATTTCCCGGCAGTCTCTGCTGGATGGAGTATGCACAAAGAGTCATTCCTTAAAGATGCTTCCTATGTAAATAATTTAAAATTAAGAGCAGGTTACGGTATTACAGGTGTAATTCCCGGAGCTTCATATATGTCTCAAACACTGTACAATTATAATGGCTATTTTTTTAATGATGGAAAATGGGTGAAGGGGTTAGTTCCAGCAAGTAATCCTAATCCTGATCTGCGCTGGGAAAAAACAGCTGAGGTAAATATTGGTGTTGATTTTGGATTTTTAGAAAATAGAATCAGCGGAAGTGTTGATTTTTACAGTAAAAAAACAAGTGATATGCTTTGGGATTATAATGTGCCAACTCCTCCATATTTGTATTCTAGCATTACTGCCAATGTTGGAAAAATGGAAAATAAGGGATTTGAAATTCTTCTTAATACAGTCCCTGTTAAAAGCAAAAACTTTATATGGAACTCTTCAATGACTTTTTCACATAATGAGAACAAGCTGACAAGCCTTTCTAATGATTTATACGCAATAGATAAAAACTTTATTAATACAGGAAATACTGGAGATCCAATTTCATTTTCAACTCACAGATTAGAAGTAGGACAGTCAATAGGTAATTTCTGGGGATTAAAATCAGTAGATATTACAACTGACGGAAAATGGATCATTGAAACAGCAGACGGTACCAGAAAAACACTAACTCCTGCTTTATATAATGATGAAAATAAACAATACTTAGGAAATGGTATTCCAAAATATTATGCCGGCTGGACCAATACTTTTACTTATAAAAACTTTGATTTGAGCATGGTGCTGACAGGAGCATTTGATTTTAAAATACTGAATTCTCAGCGCATGTTCTATGAGAATCCTACTATTAGTTACAATATGTTATCTTCTGCATTTGACAAAGTATATGATAAAGCAGTATTGAACTATAACCAGACTTATGTTAGCTATTATCTTGAAAAAGGAGATTACGTAAAGGTTGATAACATTACGCTGTCTTATAATTTCGATGTTAAACCATTCAAGATTATAAACGCAATGAGATTGTATATGTCAGGAAATAATTTAGCCACATTTACAAAATACAAAGGCTTGGATCCAGAAATAAAAAGAGAAGATCCTTTGTCACAAGGAATGGATAATAGAGATAAATATCCATCTACAACATCTTTTACTTTAGGATTAAATGTAACTTTTTAA
- a CDS encoding RagB/SusD family nutrient uptake outer membrane protein, with protein sequence MKNRNIVSKILVSSLLLLGTGCTNLDETVYDTITAESTKLTAEDLTSIIAPAYTSFRDIFWGWDAAFCLYEESSDLIVTPQRNGIGWGDYYITMHQHTWGSTLPHAEGNWYYLYTGVNSVNRAIYQIEQIDGIENKEKVIQELKALRAIYYYLLLDNFRNVPIVTSYVNPPGYLPVQNTGKEVYDFVEKELKTALPFLSDQNNTETYGKVTKWAVKMTLAKLYLNAGVYLGTPKWNEALAEVNDIISSGKFSMTSNYLDNFKIKNEGSSEEILSIPFDQIKTGGSYWPYKTLAAQSQATYELSGGPWNGSGGIPQFIDTYDPDDQRLKDSWLGGKQFTSKGEPIMVNGKQFEYINYLTNVNGCEPNEGFRMVKYEIGTGDIGQTSNDVPFYRYTDALMIKAECLLRTGDANGAAVIVSQVRQRDFKNTNPAKATVTGAKLLGGSVYKYGTYEAGVITKYEGGADIQYGGFLDELAWEFIGEAHRKQDLIRFGVYSTKSWFSKEKNPGAAFRAILPIPQSEIDKNSNLKQNPGY encoded by the coding sequence ATGAAAAATCGTAATATAGTATCTAAAATCCTTGTTTCAAGCTTACTTCTTTTAGGAACAGGATGTACAAATTTGGATGAGACAGTCTATGATACAATAACTGCTGAGAGTACCAAACTTACAGCTGAAGATTTAACGAGTATTATTGCGCCGGCATATACTTCATTCAGGGATATTTTTTGGGGCTGGGATGCTGCATTCTGTCTGTATGAAGAATCATCGGATCTGATTGTAACACCACAAAGGAACGGTATTGGCTGGGGAGATTATTATATAACAATGCATCAGCATACATGGGGATCTACACTGCCTCATGCTGAGGGTAATTGGTACTATCTATATACCGGTGTAAATAGTGTAAACAGAGCTATTTATCAAATTGAACAGATTGATGGTATTGAAAATAAAGAAAAAGTTATTCAGGAACTAAAGGCCTTAAGAGCTATTTATTACTATTTGCTTTTGGATAATTTTAGAAATGTTCCAATTGTAACTTCTTATGTTAATCCTCCAGGATATCTGCCTGTTCAGAATACAGGGAAAGAAGTATATGATTTCGTTGAAAAGGAATTAAAAACTGCGTTGCCTTTTTTAAGTGATCAAAATAATACTGAAACATATGGCAAGGTTACAAAATGGGCTGTCAAAATGACTTTGGCAAAATTATATCTCAACGCTGGAGTGTATTTAGGAACACCTAAATGGAACGAAGCTTTAGCTGAGGTTAATGATATTATAAGCAGCGGTAAGTTTAGTATGACCAGTAACTATTTGGATAACTTCAAAATTAAAAATGAAGGTTCTTCAGAAGAAATATTGTCTATTCCTTTTGATCAGATTAAAACAGGCGGAAGTTATTGGCCATATAAAACTTTGGCAGCTCAAAGCCAGGCAACTTATGAATTGAGCGGAGGGCCTTGGAATGGTTCGGGAGGTATTCCTCAATTTATAGATACTTACGACCCAGATGATCAAAGATTAAAAGATTCCTGGCTGGGAGGCAAACAGTTTACCAGTAAAGGAGAGCCAATAATGGTAAACGGTAAACAATTTGAATATATTAATTATTTGACTAATGTAAATGGATGCGAGCCTAACGAAGGATTCAGAATGGTTAAATATGAGATTGGAACTGGCGATATAGGGCAGACAAGTAATGATGTCCCATTCTACAGATATACGGATGCTTTGATGATCAAAGCGGAATGTTTACTAAGAACGGGTGATGCAAATGGAGCTGCTGTCATCGTTTCTCAGGTTAGACAACGTGATTTTAAAAATACCAATCCTGCTAAAGCAACAGTTACAGGAGCAAAACTTTTAGGGGGAAGTGTTTATAAATACGGAACATATGAGGCTGGAGTAATCACGAAATATGAAGGCGGAGCTGATATCCAATATGGCGGTTTCCTGGATGAACTGGCATGGGAATTTATTGGTGAAGCTCATAGAAAACAAGACTTAATACGATTTGGAGTGTATTCTACAAAATCTTGGTTTTCTAAGGAAAAAAATCCTGGTGCAGCTTTTAGAGCTATTCTTCCAATACCACAGTCGGAAATAGATAAAAACAGTAATTTAAAACAAAACCCAGGATACTAA